The Nocardioides ochotonae genome segment CCTTCGTCCTGCTCGGCCGCAGCCCCGACTTCCTGCCATGGCTGCGCTGGGTGGTCCTGGTCCTCGGCCTGCTGGTCGCCGTGGCCCTGGCGGCGCTCGCCTGGCTGCCGCGTCGCGCGGTCCTCGCCACCGTGGCGGTCGCGCTGGTCGCCTGCCTGGCCGGCCCGACGGCGTACGCCGTGCAGACCGCGAGCACCCCGCACACCGGCTCGATGCCCACCGCCGGCCCGATGACGACCGGGGGCCCGGGCGGCGGACCGGGCGGCGCCCCCGGAGGCGCGCCGGGTGGTGCGCCGGGCGGTGCGCCCGGTGGGGCGCCCGGTGGGGCGCCCGACGGCGGGTTCGGCACCCCGCCCGGCCAGGGCCAGCTCCCGGGCCAACCGCCGACGCAGGGCCAGCCGCCCGGGCAGGGGCAGGCGCCCGGACAGGGCGGCGGTCCCGGCGGCCTGCTGCACGGCAGCGAGCCGGGCGAGGAGCTGACCGCGATGCTCGAGCAGGACGCCGAGGACTACACCTGGGTCGCCGCCGCCGTCGGCTCCAACAGCGCCGCCGGCTACCAGCTGGCGACCGAGGAGCCGGTCATGGCGATCGGCGGGTTCAACGGCTCGGACCCGAGCCCGACGCTCGCGCAGTTCCAGCAGCACGTCGCGGACGGCGAGATCCACTACTTCATCGGCGGGGACGGCTTCGGCCCCTCGATGGGCGGCAGCCGGGCCAGCAGCGAGATCGCCGACTGGGTGGAGGAGAGCTTCACCGCGACCACCGTCGACGGGGTCACGGTGTACGACCTCACCAGCCCGGTCAGCGATCACAGCGACCTCGGGGGTGCCGCATGAGCGCCCTGTCCTCGACCGTCCCGGCCCTCGGGCCGACCGCGGCCGCCGCGACCCTCGACGTGGTGATCCCGGTCCACAACGAGGAGCGCGACCTGGCCCGGTCCGTGGAGCGGGTGCGTGTCCACCTGCAGACCTTCCCGTGGCCGAGCCGGGTGACCATCGCCGACAACGCCAGCACCGACGGCACCGCCGTGGTGGCGCACCGACTGGCGCGTGCCCACGACGACGTCCGGGTCGTGCACCTGCCCGAGAAGGGCCGCGGGCGGGCGCTGAAGAAGGTCTGGTCCTCCTCCGAGGCCGCGGTGCTGGTCTACATGGACGTCGACCTCTCCACCGACCTCAACGCGCTGCTCCCGCTGGTGGCACCGCTGATCAGCGGGCACTCCGACCTGGCGATCGGCACGCGCCTGAGCCGCGCCTCCCGGGTGGTGCGCGGGCCCAAGCGGGAGCTGATCTCGCGCTGCTACAACGTGCTGCTGCGCGGCACGCTGCGGGCGCGGTTCTCCGACGCCCAGTGCGGCTTCAAGGCGATCCGCGCCGACGTCGCCCGTGAGCTGCTGCCGCTGGTGCGCGACGACGCGTGGTTCTTCGACACCGAGCTGCTGGTGCTCGCCGAGCGGGCCAACCTGCGTATCCACGAGGTGCCGGTCGACTGGGTCGACGACCCGGACAGCCGCGTCGACATCGTGCGCACCGCGCTCGACGACATCCGGGGCATCGTCCGGCTCGGTCGCGGCCTGCTCACCGGCCAAGTGCCGGTCGCCGACGTCGCCGCCCGGCTGGGCCGGGCCTCCACCGACGCCGGCGGCGGGCGACTCGGCCCGCAGCTGGTGATGTTCGCGCTGGTCGGGGTCGCCTCGACCGTCGCGTACGCCGTGCTGTTCCTGGCGCTGCGCGGCGCCGTCTCGCCGTTCCTGGCCAACCTGCTGGCCCTGCTGCTCACCGCGGTCGCGAACACCGCGGCCAACCGCCGGCTCACCTTCGGGGTGCGGGGGCGCAACGACGCGGTGCGCCACCAGCTGCGCGGGCTCGTGGTCTTCGGCGTGGGGCTGACGGTCACCAGCGGCTCGCTGTGGCTGCTCCAGCTCGCCGGTGTCGACGACCGGCGCCTCGAGGTGATCGTGCTGACCCTGGCCAACCTGGTGGTGACGGTGCTGCGGTTCGTCGCGATGCGGCTGTGGGTCTTCGGCCGGCGGCGTCGCCGCTGAACCGCACGATCAGCCCCCGGGGCGCAGCCCGGCCAGCAGGATGGACACGAGGCGCTCGCGGAGGTCGGGCGCCGACCGCAGCACCGCCTCGGGCTGGGGCCGGGTGACCATGCCGATCGCGACCACGAGCTCGAGCGCACTCAGGTCCGCCCGCACCAGCCCCCTCGTGCGGGCGGCGCCCAGCAGGGCGTCGACCCGCGCGAGCGTGCGGTGCTGCGCCTGACGGACCGGGGCCGACAGCGCGCCGGCGGCGTGGTCGGCGAGCGCCGTCGTCAGCGCGCCGAGGTCGAGGTCGACGAGGCGGCGCAGGCAGCCCTCCCAGGCGGAGATGTCGCCGTCGTCGAGGCCGGCCAGCGCCTCGTCCACGACGGCGGCGACGTCGGCGAGGATCGCCAAGGCGACCTCGTCGAGCAGCGCCGCCCGGGAGTCGAAGTTGCGGTAGAGCGTCGCGATCCCGACCCCGGCCGCCTCGGCCACGGCATCGAGGGCCACGTCGCTGCCCCGCTCGGCGAACAGCGTGCGCCCGGCGTGCACGATCGCCGTACGCCGTCTGGCTGCATCGGCTCGCACGGGGACCTCCTCATCGCTGTCTCGTCGCTGGCCTCGTCGTGGCGCGGGAGCGCCGAGTTGACTCCCGCATCGTAGCGGAGGAAAGTTCTCCAGATAATCGGAGGATGTTCCTCCGCTTCGACGGACGAGGAGCCCGATGACTCAGACCGCGGCGCGCAGCACCGACACCACCCTGCCCGGCCGGCCGACGCCACCCCCGCTGATCCGCCTCGTCGGCATGTGTGCCGGCCTCGGCGCGATCCTGGTCGTGCTGCTGGCGCTGTTCATCCTGCCCTCGCTCAAGAGCGGCCCGCACGACCTGCCGGTCGGCCTGGTCGGGGACAGCGCCTCGACCTCCAAGGTCGTGGCGGCCCTGGAGACGGCCGCGCCGGGTGCGTACGACGTGGAGCGGTTCGACACCGCGGACGACCTCGCCCGGGCGGTGCGGGACCGCGACGTCGTCGGAGGCCTGGTGGTCGGCACCGGCGACCTGGAGGTCGTGGTGGCCAGCGCCGGGTCCCCCGCGATCGCCGGCGCCCTGAGCGCGAGTGCCGAGGCCGTGGGCGCGGCGGACGGTGCCGAGGTGCGGGTCACCGACCTGGTGCCGCTGCCGGAGGAGGACTCGAGCGGCCTCGGGATCGGCGGGCTCGCCTTCCCCCTCGTCTTCGGCGGCATCGTCCCGGTGGTCGCGTTCGGCAGCCTCTTCCCGCACAGCCTCCGCTGGCGGCTGGCCGGCCTCGCCGTGTTCGCCGGCGTCGGCGGGCTCCTCGTGGCCGGGGTCCTGCGCTTCTGGTTCGGCAGCATCGAGACGGCCTTCTGGCCGGTCGCCGGCGCCATGGCGCTCGGGATCGCGGCCCTCGCCGTTCCGCTGGCCGGGCTCAAGCAGCTCGTCGGTGCCAAGGGGTTCACGGTCGGCGCGATGACGATGATGTTCCTGGGCAACCCGCTCGCCGGCATGGCGACCACCGGGGCATGGCTGCCCGCCGGGCTCGGCACCGTGGGTCAGCTGCTGCCGCCGGGCGCGGCCGGCGCGCTGGTGCGGTCCGCGGCGTACTTCGACGGCGCGGGCGCCCTGGTCCCGCTCCTGACCCTCGTCACCTGGGTGGTCGTCGGGCTGGTGCTGTACGTCGTGGGCGCCCGCCGGCACCCCCTGCCCGCCGTCTGATCCGGACGCGACGCGGCCGCGCACCCGTGGAGGTGGTGCGCGGCCGCGTCGTACGGAGCTGGTGGGCGAGGGTCAGGAGCCGGAGGCCGCCTTCGCCGCGTCGACCTCGGTCTCGGCGCCGGCGGTGGACAGGTTGCCGCCCTTGTCCTCGAGGTGCGCGCGGATGAACCAGTGGAACAGCTCGAGCTGCTCGGTCTGGCCGATGAACATGTCCTCGGTGACCGGGTCGAGCTCGCCCAGCTCGCCGATGCCCTCGCGGTAGCTCTTGATCACGCCCTGGTAGACGAGGTCGAGGGCGCCGAGGTGCTCCTGGGTCGTGGCCCGCCCGATCGAGTACTCGTCCCACGAGCGCTCCTTGACGATCGCGCCCGGCGTGCCGATCGGCGAGCCGCCGAGGGTGGCGATGCGCTCGGCGAGGTCGTCGGCGAAGCCGCGGACGGCCTCGACCTGCGGGTCGATCATCTCGTGCACCGCGATGAAGTGCGGGCCCACGACGTTCCAGTGCACGTGCTTCAGCGTCAGGTGCAGGTCGTTGCAGGCGTGGAGACGATCCTGGAGGAGAGCGACCGTGCGCTTGGCATCCTTGGCGCTCATCCCGGGGACGGTGTACTGGAGCTTCGACGTGGTAGCCATGGCTCGAGGTACCCGTGGCCACCTCGGCACAAACGGCTCGGCCAGACCGCCGCTCCGCTCTGCCGGGTGGCGGCGGGACGGTGGCGAGGTGGTGCGCGTCGCTGCGCAGCTGCTGGGAAAAGCACCTGGTACGCCGCCGGACCGGTGCTTTTCCGCGCAGTTGCGCGGATAGGTGCACCCGCCCGCCACCACGGGTACCGGGCGGCATGCATCCCGACATCAACCGCCCCGGCCACACCGGCAGCGACCGACCCGTCGACCTCGAGGGCGTGCCCGAGCAGGAGGACATCTCCACCGCCGACGCGGTCGAGCGCGTGGACCGCGACCCCGAGGAGCAGGAGAACCGCGAGGAGGGCCCGGACGGCCACGGCCCGGAGATCGTCGTCGACGAGATCCCCGAGAACGATCCCGCCCAGGAGGTCGCCACGACCTCCCCGGCACCCGAGGAGCCCACCGGCACCTCGGAGTGGCCGGCTCCCTGAGGGCGCCCACCAAGCCCTCCCCGCACATGTAACGCGGGGTTATGGACGCTGCACCCGTGGCATACGGCGTGTGCAGCGTCAATAACCCCGCGTTACAGCTGGTTCGCGCCCGCCCCCTCAGCCAGACGCGAGCAGCCCGCGGACCACCCGCAGCCCCACGGAGACCCGAGCCAGGTCGGTCTGGTCGTCGGCGCAGATCTCGCCGAGCGTCTCGGCGGCCCGGCTGATCCCCGCGGGGTCGACCTCCTCCCAGGTCGCGACCCGGGCGGCCGCGGAGTCCTCGGGCGAGGAGACCTCGAGCACCCGCGCGGTCAGCTGGGTGTGTACGGCGTACAGGTCCTCGCGCAGCGCCGCGCGGGCCATCGTCTGCCAGCGGTCCTCGCGCGGCAGCGAGGCGATGCGGTGCCCGAGCCCCGGCAGCCCGAGCCGCTCGCCGAGGGTGAAGTGCACCCGCACCACCTCGGCCGGGTCGAGGCCCTCGCGGTCGGCGACCTCGATCACCCCGAGCAGCATCGAGGCCGGCGCCAGCACCGCGACCCGGGAGGCGAGGTCCTCGGGCACCCCGTCGCCGACCAGCCGCTCCAGCCGGGAGCGGTACGCCGCGAGCTCGCGGCCGACCATCAGGTCCGGCAGCTGCGCGAGCACCGCCTGCACCGGCCCGCGGAAGCGCTCGACGGTGCCGATGCAGTCCAGCGGCCCGCGGCGGGTGGTGACCAGCCAACGCGAGGCGCGCTCGACCAGCGTGCGCATCTCCAGGCGCATCCGGGTCTGCAGGGCGGCGTCGATGCGGTTGTCGTAGCCGGCGATCTCGCGGCGCAGCTCCAGGGAGCCGAACATCTCGCGGGCCACGAAGTTGGCCAGCGTCAGCTCCTCGGCGGACGCCGTGGTCTCCCCCGCCAGCCGCGGCCAGAACGTGGTGCCCGCGCCGTTGACGAGGTCGTTGACGACCTGGGTCACGATGATCTCGCGGCGCAGCGGGTGGGCCTGCACCTGCTCGGGGAACCCCTCGCGCACCGCCTGGGGGAAGTAGCTGGACAGCTCGCGGGCCAGGTAGGGGTCCTCCGGCAGGTCGGTGGCGAGCAGCTCGTCGGCCAGCACGATCTTGGTCCAGGCCATCACCACCGACAGCTCGGGCACGGTCAGCCCCTCGCCGCGGTCCAGGCGGGCGCTCACCTCGCGCCGGCTCGGCAGCCCCTCCAGCTCGCGGTTGAGCACCCCGCGGCGCTCCAGCTGCCGGATCCAGTCCTCGTGCACGTGCAGCATCGACGGCGCGTGGTGCGCCGCGTTGGCCAGGGCGAGGTTCTGCTCGTCGTTGTCGTGCAGCACCAGTGCGGCGACCTCGTCGGTCATCTCGGCCAGCAGCGTGTTGCGCTGCTTGGTGGTCAGGTCGCCACCGCGCACCACCCGGTCGAGCAGGACCTTGAGGTTCACCTCGTGGTCGGAGGTGTCCACGCCGGCGGAGTTGTCGATGAAGTCGGTGTTGATCCGCCCGCCCGTGCCGGTGCCGCCCTCGCGGGCGTACTCGACCCGGCCGGCCTGGGTGAAGCCCAGGTTGCCGCCCTCGCCGACGCAGGCCGCGCGGACCTCGCGGCCGTCGACGCGGATCACGTCGTTGGACTTGTCCCCGGCGTCGGCATGGCTCTCCGTGGAGGCCTTGACGTAGGTGCCGATGCCGCCGTTCCACAGCAGGTCGACCGGCGCGCACAGGATCGCGCGCATCAGCTCGGCCGGCGTCATCGTCTCGACGTCGTCGCCCAGGCCCAGCGCGGTGCGCACCTGCGGGGTGATCTCGACCTTCTTCGCCGAGCGGGACACCACCCCGCCGCCCTCGGAGATCAGCTCGCGGTCGTAGTCCTGCCAGCTGCTGCGGGGCAGCTCGAAGAGCCGGCGCCGCTCGGCGTACGACACCGCCGCGTCGGGCGCCGGGTCGAGGAAGATGTCACGGTGGTCGAAGGCCGCGACCAGCCGGGTGTGCTCGGAGCAGAGCATGCCGTTGCCGAAGACGTCGCCGCTCATGTCGCCGATGCCGACCGCGGTGAAGTCCTCGCGCTGGCAGTCGATGCCACGCTCGCGGAAGTGGCGCTGCACCGAGACCCAGGCGCCACGGGCGGTGATGCCCATCGCCTTGTGGTCGTAGCCGACCGACCCGCCCGACGCGAAGGCGTCTCCGAGCCAGAAGTCGTAGTCGGCGGCCACCGCGTTGGCGAGGTCGGAGAAGGTGGCGGTCCCCTTGTCGGCCGCCACCACGAGGTAGGTGTCGTCGCCGTCGTGGCGCACGACGTACGGCGGCGGCACGGTCTTGGCGTCCACCCGGTTGTCGGTGACGTCGAGCAGGCCGCAGATGAAGGTGCGGTAGCAGGCCTGCCCCTCGACCAGCCACGCCTCGCGGTCCCGGGCCGGCGGCAGCTGCTTGGCGTAGAACCCGCCCTTCGCCCCGACCGGGACGATCACGGTGTTCTTCACCATCTGCGCCTTGACCAGCCCGAGCACCTCGGTGCGGAAGTCGTCGCGCCGGTCCGACCAGCGCAGCCCGCCGCGCGCCACGGCACCGAAGCGCAGGTGCACGCCCTCGACCCGCGGGGAGTACACGAAGATCTCGTACGCCGGGCGCGGCTCGGGCAGCTCCGGGATCGCGGCGGCGTCGAGCTTGAGCGAGATGTAGGGGCGCGGCCCGCGGTCCGGGTCGTCGTCCACGGGGCGGAAGTAGTTGGTGCGCAGGGTGGCGCGCACGTGGGTCAGGTAGGAGCGCAGCACCCGGTCGTGGTCCAGGCTCACCACGGCGTCGAGCGCGGCCGCGATCTGCTGCTCGAGGCCGGCGACCAGCGCCACGCGCTCCTCGGCCTCCGGCTCCAGGCCGGAGGCGGGGTCGAAGCGGGCCTCGAAGAGGCGCACCAGCAGCCGGGTGATGTCGGTGTTGGCGACCAGCGCCTGCTGGATCGTCGACAGCGCGAACGGCGAGCCGCCTTGGCGCATGTACTTGGCGTAGGCGCGCAGCAGGGTGGCCTGGCGCCAGGTCAGCCCGGCGCCGAGCACCAGCGCGTTGAACCCGTCGGTCTCGTTGAAGCCCTCCCACGACGCGCGCACCGCGTCCTGGAACAGCTCGTGGCCGTGCGCCGGCATCTCGCCGTCGTGGCGCAGGCCGAAGTCGTAGATCACGAAGCGGCGGTCCTGGCCCTCGAGCTCGTAGGGCCGCTCGTCGACCACCTCGACGCCCATCGAGGAGAGCATCGGCAGCACGTGCGACAGCGACAGCGCCGACCCGACCCGGTAGAGCTTCAGCCGCATGTCGCCGTGCTCGGCGTCCGGGGTCGTGTAGAGGGCGAGGTCGATGCCCTCCTCGCTCGGGATCGCGGTGAGCCGCGCCGCGTCGACGGCCCCGCTGCGCGGGGAGAAGTCCTCCTTGTAGGCCTCCGGCCAGGCGTCGACGAGGCGGCGGCCCAGCCGGGCGCCGACGTCCTCGCCGTACTCGCTGATGACCGCGCCGAGGAAGTCGTCGTGCCAGGAGCGCGAGGCCTCCGCGAGGCGGCGCTCGAGGTCGGCGGTGTCGATCTCCGGAGCCTCGGCGCCCTCCGGCAGGTGGACGACGAAGTGCACCCGCGCGGTGGTGGACTGGTTGATGCCGACGGTGAACTCGGTGGAGACCGCGCCCAGCTGGTCGCGCAGGATCCGGGCGAACCGCTCGCGCACCGTCGTGTTGTAGCGGTCGCGCGGGAGGTAGACGAGCACCGAGACGTAGCGCCCGTAGGTGTCGGTGCGGGTCAGCACTCGCACCGCCCGACGCTCGCGGGCGTGCATCGCGGCCTCGGCCAGCGGCGCGAGCTCGTCGATGCTGGTGTGCAGCAGCTCGTCGCGCGGATAGGTCTCCAGGGTGTCCATCAGCGCCCGCCCGGCATAGCTGCGCGGGTCGAACCCGCTGCGCCGCAGCACCGCCGCGGCGCGCTCGCGCAGCAGCGGGATCCGCACCAGCGA includes the following:
- a CDS encoding bifunctional glycosyltransferase family 2/GtrA family protein — its product is MSALSSTVPALGPTAAAATLDVVIPVHNEERDLARSVERVRVHLQTFPWPSRVTIADNASTDGTAVVAHRLARAHDDVRVVHLPEKGRGRALKKVWSSSEAAVLVYMDVDLSTDLNALLPLVAPLISGHSDLAIGTRLSRASRVVRGPKRELISRCYNVLLRGTLRARFSDAQCGFKAIRADVARELLPLVRDDAWFFDTELLVLAERANLRIHEVPVDWVDDPDSRVDIVRTALDDIRGIVRLGRGLLTGQVPVADVAARLGRASTDAGGGRLGPQLVMFALVGVASTVAYAVLFLALRGAVSPFLANLLALLLTAVANTAANRRLTFGVRGRNDAVRHQLRGLVVFGVGLTVTSGSLWLLQLAGVDDRRLEVIVLTLANLVVTVLRFVAMRLWVFGRRRRR
- a CDS encoding TetR/AcrR family transcriptional regulator → MRADAARRRTAIVHAGRTLFAERGSDVALDAVAEAAGVGIATLYRNFDSRAALLDEVALAILADVAAVVDEALAGLDDGDISAWEGCLRRLVDLDLGALTTALADHAAGALSAPVRQAQHRTLARVDALLGAARTRGLVRADLSALELVVAIGMVTRPQPEAVLRSAPDLRERLVSILLAGLRPGG
- a CDS encoding ABC transporter permease produces the protein MTQTAARSTDTTLPGRPTPPPLIRLVGMCAGLGAILVVLLALFILPSLKSGPHDLPVGLVGDSASTSKVVAALETAAPGAYDVERFDTADDLARAVRDRDVVGGLVVGTGDLEVVVASAGSPAIAGALSASAEAVGAADGAEVRVTDLVPLPEEDSSGLGIGGLAFPLVFGGIVPVVAFGSLFPHSLRWRLAGLAVFAGVGGLLVAGVLRFWFGSIETAFWPVAGAMALGIAALAVPLAGLKQLVGAKGFTVGAMTMMFLGNPLAGMATTGAWLPAGLGTVGQLLPPGAAGALVRSAAYFDGAGALVPLLTLVTWVVVGLVLYVVGARRHPLPAV
- the dps gene encoding DNA starvation/stationary phase protection protein Dps, with translation MATTSKLQYTVPGMSAKDAKRTVALLQDRLHACNDLHLTLKHVHWNVVGPHFIAVHEMIDPQVEAVRGFADDLAERIATLGGSPIGTPGAIVKERSWDEYSIGRATTQEHLGALDLVYQGVIKSYREGIGELGELDPVTEDMFIGQTEQLELFHWFIRAHLEDKGGNLSTAGAETEVDAAKAASGS
- a CDS encoding NAD-glutamate dehydrogenase: MPVPTQVVQKSELVEQAAQVARGSRGSGGPPPEEIDALLANYYRHVAPEDILGRAPVDVYGALASHYRLAKSRPQGTAAVRVVTPTLSEDGWAAAGHSVVEVVVDDMPFLVDSLTMELSRQQREVHVVIHPQFDVMRDITGELVSLGPVRDGARPPERGVVRESWMHIEVGRIADGADVEEVVERVQAVLRDVRDATEDWARTRGRMLEIVAELGTEPPPGLDPEEVRQSRELLRWLADDHFTYLGYREYELCRDDGQDRLRAVPGTGLGILRADPDMSAEAGALPPRVRAKAREKTLLVLAKANSRATVHRPAYLDYVGVKVFDAAGEVVGERRFLGLLSSSAYAESLVRIPLLRERAAAVLRRSGFDPRSYAGRALMDTLETYPRDELLHTSIDELAPLAEAAMHARERRAVRVLTRTDTYGRYVSVLVYLPRDRYNTTVRERFARILRDQLGAVSTEFTVGINQSTTARVHFVVHLPEGAEAPEIDTADLERRLAEASRSWHDDFLGAVISEYGEDVGARLGRRLVDAWPEAYKEDFSPRSGAVDAARLTAIPSEEGIDLALYTTPDAEHGDMRLKLYRVGSALSLSHVLPMLSSMGVEVVDERPYELEGQDRRFVIYDFGLRHDGEMPAHGHELFQDAVRASWEGFNETDGFNALVLGAGLTWRQATLLRAYAKYMRQGGSPFALSTIQQALVANTDITRLLVRLFEARFDPASGLEPEAEERVALVAGLEQQIAAALDAVVSLDHDRVLRSYLTHVRATLRTNYFRPVDDDPDRGPRPYISLKLDAAAIPELPEPRPAYEIFVYSPRVEGVHLRFGAVARGGLRWSDRRDDFRTEVLGLVKAQMVKNTVIVPVGAKGGFYAKQLPPARDREAWLVEGQACYRTFICGLLDVTDNRVDAKTVPPPYVVRHDGDDTYLVVAADKGTATFSDLANAVAADYDFWLGDAFASGGSVGYDHKAMGITARGAWVSVQRHFRERGIDCQREDFTAVGIGDMSGDVFGNGMLCSEHTRLVAAFDHRDIFLDPAPDAAVSYAERRRLFELPRSSWQDYDRELISEGGGVVSRSAKKVEITPQVRTALGLGDDVETMTPAELMRAILCAPVDLLWNGGIGTYVKASTESHADAGDKSNDVIRVDGREVRAACVGEGGNLGFTQAGRVEYAREGGTGTGGRINTDFIDNSAGVDTSDHEVNLKVLLDRVVRGGDLTTKQRNTLLAEMTDEVAALVLHDNDEQNLALANAAHHAPSMLHVHEDWIRQLERRGVLNRELEGLPSRREVSARLDRGEGLTVPELSVVMAWTKIVLADELLATDLPEDPYLARELSSYFPQAVREGFPEQVQAHPLRREIIVTQVVNDLVNGAGTTFWPRLAGETTASAEELTLANFVAREMFGSLELRREIAGYDNRIDAALQTRMRLEMRTLVERASRWLVTTRRGPLDCIGTVERFRGPVQAVLAQLPDLMVGRELAAYRSRLERLVGDGVPEDLASRVAVLAPASMLLGVIEVADREGLDPAEVVRVHFTLGERLGLPGLGHRIASLPREDRWQTMARAALREDLYAVHTQLTARVLEVSSPEDSAAARVATWEEVDPAGISRAAETLGEICADDQTDLARVSVGLRVVRGLLASG